The Syntrophorhabdaceae bacterium genome includes a region encoding these proteins:
- the rlmN gene encoding 23S rRNA (adenine(2503)-C(2))-methyltransferase RlmN — MLNLFGLTLKELEDAISGTGKERYRARQIYGWVYNKGIFDFSMMDNIPKNLRVLFKDMFSMDSLQLFECLESADGSIKFSFRTVDDKIVESVLIPEKKRLTLCISSQIGCRMACSFCVTGKIGFIRNLETHEIIGQVMGVKRYLSKSLKDNGISSERITNIVFMGMGEPMDNFDNVVKAIEIMKEPLGLDFSRRRITISTVGILGGLRSIKPGMAGIAISLNAASEQKRTEIMPINRLYPIKDILDFVRHYKSSPRERITFEYVLIKGFNDSLDDAKMLYELLKKIPCKINLIPFNESPYSSFKTPDKKTIDEFHSYLVNKCLTVIIRNSRGPDVNGACGQLGMAYLKEKQKDMSYA; from the coding sequence ATGCTTAATCTTTTCGGACTGACCTTGAAAGAATTGGAAGATGCCATAAGCGGCACAGGCAAGGAAAGATATAGGGCAAGGCAGATATACGGCTGGGTTTACAATAAAGGTATATTTGATTTTTCCATGATGGATAATATACCGAAAAACTTAAGGGTTTTATTTAAAGACATGTTTAGCATGGATTCCCTTCAATTATTTGAATGTCTTGAATCTGCAGATGGTTCTATTAAATTTTCTTTTAGAACTGTGGACGATAAAATCGTAGAGAGCGTCCTCATACCTGAAAAAAAGAGATTGACCCTCTGTATATCGAGCCAGATAGGATGTAGGATGGCGTGTAGCTTCTGCGTTACAGGAAAGATTGGTTTTATAAGAAATCTTGAGACCCATGAAATAATAGGCCAGGTAATGGGTGTAAAAAGATACCTGAGCAAATCCCTCAAAGATAATGGCATCTCTTCTGAGAGGATAACCAATATTGTTTTTATGGGTATGGGCGAACCAATGGATAATTTTGATAATGTGGTAAAGGCTATAGAGATTATGAAAGAACCCCTTGGCCTTGACTTCTCCAGAAGAAGGATCACCATATCTACTGTAGGTATACTCGGAGGATTAAGAAGTATAAAGCCGGGCATGGCAGGCATTGCCATATCCCTAAATGCTGCCAGTGAACAGAAAAGGACCGAGATTATGCCCATAAATCGTTTATATCCCATAAAGGATATATTAGATTTTGTGCGCCATTACAAGTCAAGCCCAAGGGAACGCATTACATTTGAATATGTCCTCATAAAAGGTTTCAATGACTCCCTTGATGATGCTAAGATGCTTTATGAACTATTGAAAAAAATACCTTGCAAGATCAACCTTATACCTTTTAATGAATCGCCCTATTCTTCCTTTAAAACCCCTGATAAAAAGACAATAGATGAGTTTCATTCATATCTGGTCAATAAATGCTTGACGGTAATTATAAGAAATTCAAGGGGCCCAGATGTAAACGGTGCATGCGGTCAGCTCGGTATGGCATATTTAAAGGAAAAACAAAAGGATATGTCATATGCATAA
- a CDS encoding V-type ATP synthase subunit I: MAIESLKKITIITTRQAHRRLIKSINKLGVMEVMDVHGTLQDDVPFKPMKINTAEADNNLNKIDFILNMMNTFAPEKDSFVKSLTPVPIVTTEKEIDQVLQNYNLDKNYKYVVELDEIYRNSERIISEVEAELEELRPLSDIPVDLESIYSTKWITINIGYVPAKNLDLLNEKDEPWVWAVWEPLPNDNEKAVSGRDKGDAKIKMVFAYLKRDADEVKRGLDDIGFEEIQLPKRREKAIERIYELEADLEQYKKKIDDVSGKVRVLVQGEGPIEGRRPLLILKAYWTNIRNRQIAAMKGMEGKWVYIISGYIREKDIDRFNSTIKKEFPESVVTIDDPASDEDVPVSISVPYIMKPIQLLTEMFGLPPYRSFDPTPFMQINFYVFFGICFSDVCYGIMLAMLGAYLNSKTREYTGVNNLSRILLYGGISSIIFGAITGSWFGDLYKPEYLGDGNLLLRLQQRFVLIDPMGKTIIALIIALGLGVLNQFFGITLKMYGAYKKRDFIGIFSDGICWIITLTGLLLMAGKVFADIPSAILNTGIVLFILGALGLIFTQGRAIKSLPGRIAGGIVSLYGIVGSYGITAFIGDTLSYCRLLALGLTTSIVAMAFNLMAGMLKDIPYVGMVLFVIVLAIGHIFNFLISALGAFVHSMRLIFVEFFGRFYEGGARQFQPLGFDTNMCIIKKTE, translated from the coding sequence ATGGCAATAGAGTCATTAAAAAAAATAACCATTATTACCACAAGACAGGCACATAGACGTCTTATTAAATCCATAAACAAACTGGGTGTTATGGAGGTGATGGACGTTCATGGCACCCTCCAAGATGATGTCCCCTTCAAACCTATGAAGATAAATACTGCAGAGGCAGACAACAATCTCAATAAAATAGATTTTATTCTTAACATGATGAATACCTTTGCACCTGAGAAAGATAGTTTTGTAAAGAGTCTAACCCCTGTTCCTATAGTGACAACTGAAAAAGAGATAGACCAGGTTCTCCAGAATTACAATCTTGATAAAAATTATAAATATGTAGTAGAACTCGACGAGATATATAGAAATTCCGAGAGGATTATATCTGAGGTGGAAGCTGAGCTTGAAGAGCTTAGACCTCTTTCTGACATACCTGTTGACCTGGAGAGTATATATTCCACCAAATGGATTACTATAAATATAGGCTATGTCCCTGCTAAAAATCTGGATCTTTTAAATGAAAAAGACGAACCTTGGGTCTGGGCAGTATGGGAACCACTCCCTAATGATAATGAAAAGGCTGTTTCAGGAAGGGATAAAGGGGATGCAAAGATTAAGATGGTTTTTGCATACCTAAAGAGGGACGCAGACGAGGTTAAAAGAGGTCTCGACGATATTGGATTTGAAGAGATACAATTACCTAAAAGAAGAGAAAAGGCGATAGAGCGTATATATGAGCTTGAGGCTGACTTGGAGCAATATAAGAAAAAGATTGATGATGTATCAGGAAAGGTGAGGGTTTTAGTTCAGGGAGAAGGGCCAATAGAGGGCAGAAGACCACTTCTTATCCTCAAGGCATACTGGACGAATATTAGAAATAGACAGATTGCTGCCATGAAAGGCATGGAAGGTAAATGGGTCTATATAATCAGTGGTTATATAAGGGAAAAGGATATAGATAGATTTAATTCCACAATAAAGAAGGAATTCCCTGAGTCTGTAGTGACCATAGATGACCCTGCATCTGACGAAGACGTGCCGGTAAGCATCTCTGTTCCATATATTATGAAACCTATACAGCTCCTTACAGAGATGTTTGGCCTACCTCCTTATAGGAGCTTTGACCCAACCCCCTTCATGCAGATCAACTTTTATGTCTTTTTCGGCATATGTTTTAGTGACGTATGCTACGGTATAATGCTTGCTATGCTGGGCGCATATCTCAATAGCAAGACAAGGGAATATACAGGTGTGAACAATCTTTCCCGTATCCTTCTCTATGGAGGCATAAGCAGTATTATTTTCGGTGCTATTACAGGCTCTTGGTTTGGAGACCTTTATAAACCCGAGTATTTAGGTGATGGAAATTTGCTTTTGCGCTTGCAACAGAGGTTTGTCCTTATTGACCCTATGGGTAAGACCATCATTGCTCTTATCATTGCCCTTGGATTAGGTGTCTTAAATCAGTTCTTTGGTATTACTTTAAAGATGTATGGTGCTTACAAAAAGAGGGATTTTATAGGTATCTTTTCTGATGGCATATGCTGGATTATCACACTAACAGGGCTCCTTCTTATGGCAGGCAAGGTGTTTGCAGATATCCCCTCTGCCATCTTGAATACAGGTATTGTTTTATTTATTTTGGGTGCATTAGGATTGATCTTCACTCAAGGCAGGGCAATAAAGAGCCTCCCAGGGAGGATAGCCGGCGGTATTGTAAGCCTTTATGGGATTGTGGGTAGTTATGGAATTACTGCATTTATAGGAGACACACTTTCCTATTGTCGTTTGCTTGCCCTTGGGTTGACTACATCTATTGTAGCTATGGCATTCAATCTCATGGCAGGGATGTTAAAGGATATACCTTATGTGGGAATGGTTCTTTTTGTAATAGTCCTTGCCATAGGCCATATATTTAATTTTTTGATAAGTGCTTTAGGGGCATTTGTCCATTCCATGAGACTCATCTTTGTAGAGTTTTTTGGTAGGTTCTATGAGGGAGGAGCAAGACAATTCCAGCCCCTTGGTTTTGATACGAACATGTGTATTATTAAGAAAACAGAATAG
- a CDS encoding V-type ATP synthase subunit K has protein sequence MEEKEMLPEWIELGRGLCYGGAGLAFGLAGAGSAWGISIAVHQCAGVLREKPELFGRMLVMIALPGTQGFYGFIAAILIMTQTGLIGGSAIKITLGTGLAMFFVGLGCGIAQLISAIKQGEASAAGISLIARRPEAAGRAILFPAFVETYAVVGLLATVLFIIFLTQPLALKFLGQ, from the coding sequence ATGGAGGAGAAAGAGATGTTACCTGAATGGATTGAGCTGGGAAGAGGTCTATGTTATGGTGGCGCAGGGCTTGCCTTTGGCTTGGCAGGTGCAGGTTCTGCATGGGGTATATCCATTGCTGTTCATCAATGTGCAGGTGTTCTTCGGGAAAAACCAGAGCTTTTCGGCAGGATGCTTGTTATGATTGCCCTTCCTGGGACCCAGGGTTTCTACGGTTTTATTGCTGCCATATTGATTATGACGCAAACTGGGCTAATAGGTGGTTCGGCAATCAAGATTACACTCGGCACAGGCCTTGCTATGTTTTTTGTAGGTCTTGGCTGTGGCATTGCCCAGCTTATCTCGGCAATCAAACAGGGCGAGGCATCAGCAGCAGGCATCTCACTCATTGCAAGAAGGCCTGAGGCAGCAGGCAGGGCAATACTATTTCCTGCCTTTGTGGAGACATATGCAGTTGTAGGGCTTCTTGCAACGGTTCTTTTCATTATATTTCTTACCCAGCCCCTCGCACTGAAGTTTTTAGGGCAGTAA
- a CDS encoding V-type ATP synthase subunit E family protein encodes MGLEQIREVVLKEAKRDAESMVETANKHAKALFNKKKQEIDEEFERLYRAKTDAIIEEFNRKLIQFKGAANKHILEKRNHLIDAIFEKARERILNLKEEEYGSLMASILEKIVQDTKGSIRVHKDDMEIFKKVLLKINEKRTEETSIVLDGTSLLSERGGFIFVADDYEVDQTLNLILKEIKKDMLPFIAKELFTTKV; translated from the coding sequence ATGGGACTAGAACAGATTCGTGAAGTAGTTCTAAAAGAGGCAAAAAGGGACGCAGAAAGCATGGTAGAGACTGCCAATAAGCATGCCAAAGCCCTTTTTAATAAAAAAAAGCAGGAGATAGATGAGGAGTTTGAGAGGCTATATAGGGCAAAAACTGATGCTATAATCGAGGAGTTTAATCGTAAGCTCATTCAGTTTAAGGGGGCTGCCAATAAACATATTCTTGAGAAAAGGAATCATCTTATAGATGCCATATTTGAAAAGGCAAGGGAAAGGATACTCAATCTAAAAGAGGAAGAATATGGTTCTTTAATGGCATCTATATTAGAAAAAATTGTTCAGGACACAAAGGGGAGTATAAGGGTTCATAAGGATGATATGGAGATATTCAAAAAGGTTTTATTGAAGATAAACGAGAAGAGGACAGAGGAAACAAGTATTGTGCTTGATGGGACATCTTTACTTTCAGAGAGGGGTGGCTTTATTTTTGTGGCAGATGATTATGAGGTTGACCAGACCCTAAATCTTATACTTAAAGAAATAAAAAAGGATATGCTCCCTTTTATAGCTAAGGAATTATTTACCACAAAGGTGTAA
- a CDS encoding V-type ATPase subunit, producing the protein MIPRIKNRSNWGFVSGRISVLESGFLPKEFFLNMINTEKVDNVIALLQETFVKDYITPGAMWLGEDLGTIFDRCFNDMAFSIRGDCPVSLPVDIFLIKNDYLNLKAAMTGKKSFVFPPCLFSIDMLSSIADGDYSDLPPSFKESPEWSGTEIFDISPGNLDIMLDGAYLRHLLFFSRQTESELIKKYIHYRVISHLIIILWRALNQGISLKRYQQYLPPLGDFTHLIDELAGIGGIENWRSIIGGEVGELLFECCEYEEIDNISVFDYRVMNYLSRLAHDGAYQTAGPERVLAFILGFSIEIQNLKLIVTGRINRVDPNFLKNRLKDCYV; encoded by the coding sequence TTGATACCGAGAATAAAAAACAGATCTAATTGGGGGTTTGTCTCAGGTAGGATAAGTGTCCTCGAGTCAGGATTTCTACCCAAAGAGTTTTTTTTAAATATGATAAACACTGAAAAGGTAGATAATGTCATAGCCCTCCTTCAGGAAACATTTGTGAAAGACTATATTACCCCTGGGGCTATGTGGCTTGGAGAGGACTTAGGGACAATCTTTGACAGGTGTTTCAATGATATGGCATTTTCCATAAGGGGAGATTGTCCTGTTTCATTACCTGTAGATATTTTTCTTATCAAGAATGATTACCTGAATCTGAAGGCAGCCATGACAGGGAAAAAGTCATTTGTATTCCCTCCATGTCTTTTTTCTATTGATATGCTTTCTTCTATTGCCGATGGTGATTATAGTGACCTGCCTCCTTCATTTAAGGAATCACCTGAGTGGTCAGGCACAGAGATATTCGATATCAGCCCGGGCAACCTGGATATAATGCTTGATGGTGCATACCTCAGGCACCTTCTTTTTTTCTCCAGACAAACAGAATCAGAATTAATAAAGAAATATATACACTACAGGGTTATATCCCACCTTATCATAATCCTTTGGAGGGCATTGAACCAGGGCATATCATTAAAGAGGTATCAGCAGTATCTCCCTCCTTTGGGTGATTTTACCCATTTAATAGATGAGCTTGCAGGGATTGGAGGCATAGAAAATTGGAGGTCTATAATAGGAGGGGAGGTAGGGGAATTATTGTTTGAGTGTTGTGAATATGAAGAGATAGATAACATATCTGTTTTTGATTATAGGGTAATGAATTATCTTTCAAGGCTTGCCCATGATGGGGCATATCAGACAGCAGGGCCTGAGAGGGTATTAGCATTTATCTTGGGATTTTCAATAGAGATCCAGAATCTCAAATTAATAGTCACCGGTAGGATAAACAGGGTAGACCCTAATTTTTTAAAGAATAGATTAAAGGATTGTTATGTTTAA
- a CDS encoding V-type ATP synthase subunit F, protein MFKALAVGEKHLIMGFRAVGFEIVELEDRAKLLHTLINISSDPDVGLVILTESMAEGNEEAINEFRNRSSAVITLIPTHEGSKHTSFFMVGRAVERSIGIDVLGKDLK, encoded by the coding sequence ATGTTTAAGGCCTTAGCAGTAGGCGAGAAGCATCTCATTATGGGTTTTAGGGCTGTGGGTTTTGAGATAGTTGAGCTTGAGGATAGAGCAAAGCTTTTGCATACACTTATTAATATATCTTCAGACCCGGATGTAGGGCTTGTAATTTTAACGGAGAGCATGGCTGAGGGCAATGAGGAGGCAATAAATGAGTTCCGCAACAGAAGCAGTGCTGTAATAACCCTCATCCCAACCCATGAAGGCAGTAAACATACAAGTTTTTTTATGGTGGGCAGGGCTGTTGAGCGTTCCATAGGCATAGATGTCCTTGGGAAGGATTTAAAATAA
- a CDS encoding V-type ATP synthase subunit A, with amino-acid sequence MSEVKGEVIKVSGPLVVARGLRGARMYEMVRVGEDRLFGEIIEIKGDSYSIQVYEETEGIGPGQPVWRTGEPLSVELGPGLIRSIYDGVQRPLDKLSFDFGEYIVRGAERPALDRSIKWDFKALAKVGDRVEPGDILGSVRESNLVIHKIMVPPGVFGVIKNIKSITGNVDEVIAVIEGEDGEHHVTMVQRWPVRQPRPVKRKLVPIEPMLTGQRVIDMFFPITKGGTACVPGPFGSGKTVVQHQLAKWADAQIVVYVGCGERGNEMTDVLMEFPHLKDPQSGEPLMERTVLVANTSNMPVAAREASVFTGIAIAEYYRDMGYSVALMADSTSRWAEAMREISGRLEEMPGEEGYPAYLGSRIAGFYERAGSVICLGSQERNGAITVIGAVSPPGGDLSEPVVQATLRVVKVFWGLDDKLAFSRHFPAINWLTSYSLYQDMADEYLDKRFDSQWSVNRKRAMEILQREAELEELVRLVGIDALPHDDRLLLQAAKMIREDFLHQNAFDDIDTCTSIEKQFRLLKLILHYYEKIKKSFKDGASLVALTKMDVLDDIARAKLIPEDDLEQFDIIEKKIDNSIVLLTW; translated from the coding sequence ATGAGTGAGGTCAAAGGAGAGGTTATAAAGGTTTCTGGTCCTCTTGTGGTGGCCAGAGGACTTAGGGGCGCAAGGATGTATGAGATGGTCAGGGTAGGCGAGGATAGGCTCTTCGGTGAGATCATCGAGATAAAAGGTGATAGTTATTCCATCCAGGTCTATGAGGAGACCGAAGGTATAGGCCCTGGCCAGCCTGTATGGAGAACAGGAGAGCCTTTGAGCGTAGAATTAGGACCAGGGCTTATACGTTCCATCTATGATGGAGTCCAGAGACCACTCGATAAGTTATCTTTTGATTTTGGGGAATATATTGTCCGTGGGGCTGAAAGGCCTGCCCTGGATAGATCAATAAAGTGGGATTTTAAGGCATTGGCTAAGGTAGGAGATAGGGTAGAACCGGGTGATATACTGGGTAGTGTCAGGGAGAGCAATCTTGTAATCCATAAGATCATGGTTCCCCCTGGTGTCTTTGGGGTGATAAAAAATATAAAATCCATAACAGGGAATGTGGATGAGGTCATAGCAGTCATAGAGGGTGAAGATGGAGAGCACCACGTGACCATGGTGCAGAGATGGCCTGTAAGACAACCCCGTCCTGTGAAGAGAAAGCTCGTCCCTATTGAGCCCATGTTGACAGGCCAGAGGGTCATAGATATGTTCTTCCCTATTACAAAAGGAGGCACTGCCTGTGTCCCAGGTCCTTTTGGTAGCGGTAAAACAGTGGTTCAGCATCAGCTTGCCAAATGGGCAGATGCCCAGATAGTTGTATATGTGGGTTGTGGTGAGCGCGGCAATGAGATGACCGATGTTTTGATGGAGTTTCCCCATCTAAAAGACCCTCAATCGGGTGAGCCTCTCATGGAAAGGACCGTGCTTGTGGCTAATACATCAAACATGCCTGTAGCAGCAAGGGAGGCGAGTGTTTTCACAGGAATAGCCATAGCAGAGTATTACAGGGATATGGGTTATTCTGTAGCCCTTATGGCAGATTCTACAAGCCGATGGGCAGAGGCAATGAGGGAGATTTCAGGGAGGCTTGAAGAAATGCCCGGTGAAGAGGGTTATCCTGCATATCTCGGTTCTCGAATAGCAGGATTTTATGAACGGGCAGGTAGTGTAATATGCCTTGGTTCTCAAGAGAGAAATGGTGCAATTACAGTAATAGGTGCTGTATCTCCGCCTGGTGGTGACCTCTCTGAGCCTGTTGTGCAGGCCACGCTGAGGGTTGTTAAGGTCTTTTGGGGATTGGACGATAAACTTGCCTTTTCACGACATTTTCCTGCTATAAACTGGCTCACATCCTACTCTCTATACCAGGATATGGCAGATGAGTATTTGGATAAAAGATTTGATTCTCAATGGTCAGTGAACAGAAAAAGGGCCATGGAGATACTGCAAAGAGAGGCAGAGCTTGAAGAGCTTGTAAGGCTTGTGGGCATAGATGCTCTACCGCATGATGATAGACTCCTGTTACAGGCAGCAAAGATGATAAGGGAGGATTTTCTCCATCAGAATGCCTTTGATGATATAGATACATGCACATCTATTGAAAAACAATTCAGATTATTAAAGCTCATACTCCATTATTACGAGAAGATTAAAAAGTCATTCAAAGATGGTGCATCCCTTGTTGCATTAACAAAAATGGATGTCCTGGACGACATTGCCAGGGCTAAACTTATTCCTGAAGACGACCTTGAGCAGTTTGATATCATTGAGAAGAAGATAGATAACTCTATTGTTTTGTTAACATGGTGA
- a CDS encoding V-type ATP synthase subunit B, producing MIGIAREYKTVTEIVGPLMIVEGVEGVTYGELADIRLQNGSMRRGRVLEVSGDRAVVQVFEGTSGLSPQDVKVKFLAKGMELAVSMEMLGRVFDGFGRPIDDGPPIIPEKYLNINGSPMNPFSRDYPNEFIQTGISTIDLLNTLVRGQKLPLFSGSGLPHSRLAVQIARQARVLKTGERFAVVFAAMGITFEEAEFFIADFRRTGAIERSVVFVNLADDPPIERIALPRMALTAAEYLAFEKDMHVLVIMTDITNYCEALREISAARREVPGRRGYPGYLYTDLSTIYERAGRIKGKKGSITQIPVLTMPEDDKTHPIPDLTGYITEGQIIIHRGLNARGIYPPVDVLPSLSRLKDKGIGDGKTREDHADLMNQLYSAYARGKNAKELAVVLGESALSDIDLLFVKFADAFEDRFIRQGENENRPIEESMRIGWELLSMLPRGELKRIRDKYIEKYMPKV from the coding sequence ATGATAGGTATTGCAAGGGAGTATAAAACAGTTACAGAGATAGTTGGACCACTTATGATCGTTGAAGGTGTAGAAGGGGTGACCTACGGTGAACTGGCGGATATAAGGCTTCAAAATGGTTCTATGCGTAGGGGCAGGGTCCTTGAGGTGAGCGGTGACAGGGCTGTGGTCCAGGTCTTTGAGGGAACAAGCGGTCTTTCTCCACAGGATGTAAAGGTAAAATTTCTTGCCAAAGGCATGGAACTTGCTGTATCCATGGAGATGCTGGGCAGGGTATTTGATGGTTTCGGAAGGCCTATAGATGATGGGCCACCTATAATACCTGAAAAATATCTAAATATAAATGGAAGCCCCATGAACCCATTTTCCAGGGATTATCCCAATGAATTCATCCAGACAGGTATATCAACCATAGACCTCTTAAATACCCTTGTCAGGGGTCAGAAATTACCTCTTTTTTCAGGTTCAGGATTGCCCCATTCACGTCTTGCCGTTCAAATAGCAAGACAGGCAAGGGTTTTAAAAACCGGTGAAAGATTTGCCGTTGTCTTTGCAGCAATGGGTATTACCTTTGAGGAGGCAGAGTTTTTTATTGCCGATTTTAGAAGGACAGGGGCAATAGAACGTTCTGTTGTCTTTGTCAACCTCGCCGATGACCCGCCAATAGAAAGGATAGCCCTACCGAGAATGGCTCTTACTGCCGCAGAATACCTTGCCTTTGAAAAGGATATGCATGTCCTTGTTATCATGACAGACATTACAAATTATTGTGAAGCCCTCAGAGAGATATCTGCAGCAAGGAGGGAGGTGCCTGGAAGAAGAGGATATCCAGGATATCTCTATACCGACCTTTCTACCATATATGAGAGGGCAGGGAGAATAAAGGGCAAAAAGGGTTCTATTACCCAGATTCCAGTCCTTACCATGCCTGAGGATGATAAAACACATCCTATACCTGACCTTACAGGATATATAACAGAGGGACAGATTATAATACATAGGGGGCTTAATGCAAGGGGGATCTATCCTCCTGTAGATGTCCTTCCATCACTTTCTCGGTTAAAGGATAAAGGGATAGGAGATGGAAAGACAAGAGAGGACCACGCAGATTTAATGAACCAGTTATATTCAGCCTATGCAAGGGGCAAGAATGCAAAAGAGCTTGCCGTAGTCCTTGGTGAATCTGCATTGAGTGATATAGACCTACTTTTTGTTAAATTCGCCGATGCATTTGAGGATAGGTTTATCCGTCAGGGCGAAAATGAAAATCGTCCCATAGAGGAGAGCATGAGGATAGGATGGGAGTTGTTATCTATGCTGCCAAGGGGTGAACTCAAGAGGATCAGGGATAAGTATATAGAAAAATATATGCCCAAGGTGTAG
- a CDS encoding V-type ATP synthase subunit D, which produces MSARLAVNPTRMELLRLRKRLVVAIRGHKLLKDKLDGLMKEFMALAVQYKEYRLKVDEKLPEILKFFVISDITSSRQITEEALESTRQDIQLNLNKTRIMGVVVPKLEFEFKEIKGMYSYIHTSPELDMAIISLKEFMPVFIKMAELEEAIRLMSAEIEKTRRRVNALEYTVIPRMQETIKFITSKLDEMERSNTSRLMKIKAMRLAQES; this is translated from the coding sequence ATGTCAGCAAGGCTTGCAGTAAACCCCACAAGGATGGAATTATTAAGGTTGAGAAAAAGGCTTGTAGTTGCCATAAGGGGACATAAGCTCTTGAAGGATAAACTTGATGGCTTGATGAAGGAATTTATGGCTCTTGCGGTTCAATACAAAGAATATAGATTAAAGGTAGACGAGAAGCTACCCGAGATACTAAAATTTTTTGTTATATCAGATATAACATCCTCTCGTCAGATAACAGAAGAAGCCTTAGAAAGCACAAGACAGGATATACAGTTGAATTTGAATAAAACAAGGATCATGGGTGTTGTGGTTCCCAAATTAGAGTTTGAATTCAAAGAAATCAAGGGCATGTATTCTTATATACATACATCGCCGGAGCTTGATATGGCCATCATTTCCCTCAAAGAGTTTATGCCTGTCTTTATAAAGATGGCAGAACTTGAAGAGGCAATCCGTCTCATGAGTGCTGAAATAGAAAAGACAAGGCGTAGGGTGAATGCCCTGGAATATACCGTCATCCCCAGGATGCAGGAGACTATAAAATTTATAACCAGCAAACTCGATGAAATGGAAAGGTCAAATACAAGTAGGCTTATGAAGATTAAGGCAATGAGGCTTGCCCAAGAATCTTAG
- the queA gene encoding tRNA preQ1(34) S-adenosylmethionine ribosyltransferase-isomerase QueA, producing MKIEDFDYFLPEGFVAQYPEKDRASSRLLVYDRARCAIEHRIFRDIKDYFQDGDVLVLNKSKVLPARLKAKKTTGGSLELTLVERIEKNRWTCLLKGIRGNAGKYNIYIGDTQARLEKDRESQFWFVDFLCDGDSMDMIKTHGMMPLPPYIKRKNKDETDFEMYQTVYAEEIGSIAAPTAGLHFTEDLLEGLKDKGVHIVKITLHIGIGTFLLIKTEDVEGHTMHREYYTVHESIKDIIKDAKLEGKRVFACGTSSVRTIESVFSGNGNIPLNGYTDLFIYPGYRFKIVDCFITNFHLPRSTPLMLVAAFMGRDALLRCYKEAIDKGYRFYSYGDAMLVV from the coding sequence ATGAAAATTGAGGATTTTGATTATTTTTTACCAGAGGGTTTTGTCGCCCAATACCCGGAAAAAGATAGAGCATCCTCCCGTCTCCTCGTTTATGACAGAGCGAGATGCGCTATTGAACATAGGATTTTTAGGGATATAAAAGACTATTTTCAAGATGGTGATGTCCTTGTATTAAATAAGAGCAAGGTTTTACCGGCAAGATTAAAGGCAAAGAAAACAACAGGTGGAAGCTTGGAACTCACCCTTGTGGAGAGGATAGAAAAAAATAGATGGACTTGTCTTTTAAAAGGCATAAGGGGTAATGCAGGGAAATATAATATTTATATAGGGGATACACAGGCACGATTGGAAAAAGATAGAGAAAGCCAATTTTGGTTTGTTGACTTTCTATGTGATGGTGACAGTATGGATATGATAAAAACACATGGAATGATGCCTCTTCCGCCGTATATAAAGAGAAAGAATAAAGACGAGACAGATTTTGAGATGTATCAGACTGTATATGCCGAAGAAATTGGCTCTATTGCTGCCCCTACAGCAGGGCTCCACTTCACTGAAGATTTGTTGGAGGGCTTAAAAGACAAAGGCGTCCATATAGTTAAGATTACACTCCATATAGGTATAGGGACATTTCTCCTTATAAAGACAGAGGATGTAGAAGGCCACACGATGCACAGGGAGTATTATACAGTCCATGAATCCATAAAGGATATAATAAAGGATGCAAAATTGGAGGGAAAAAGGGTTTTTGCATGTGGAACAAGCTCTGTAAGGACTATAGAGTCTGTTTTCTCTGGTAATGGCAATATCCCCCTGAATGGATACACAGATTTATTCATATATCCAGGATATAGATTTAAGATTGTAGATTGTTTTATTACTAATTTTCATCTACCCAGGTCTACACCTCTGATGCTTGTGGCAGCATTTATGGGAAGGGATGCCCTTTTAAGATGCTATAAGGAAGCCATAGATAAAGGATATAGGTTTTACAGTTATGGCGATGCTATGCTGGTTGTTTGA